The following are from one region of the Halolamina litorea genome:
- a CDS encoding DUF7577 domain-containing protein, producing MPDNLVLWLLLVVPIAAQVPLLWFMMDRIEIDEAPDVTGADIWGGEDDDGAAYRRELGDSGPATARSESATDGTLRCRNCGTENEPAYRYCQGCARRL from the coding sequence ATGCCAGACAACCTCGTACTCTGGCTGCTGCTCGTCGTTCCGATCGCGGCACAAGTGCCGCTGCTGTGGTTCATGATGGACCGAATCGAGATCGACGAAGCACCCGACGTGACCGGCGCGGACATCTGGGGCGGCGAGGACGACGACGGCGCGGCCTACCGACGGGAGCTCGGCGACAGCGGGCCGGCGACCGCCCGCTCTGAGTCGGCGACTGACGGGACGCTGCGCTGTCGGAACTGTGGAACGGAGAACGAACCGGCGTACCGCTACTGTCAGGGCTGCGCCCGGCGACTCTGA
- a CDS encoding HVO_0234 family beta-propeller protein, with translation MPTISEKRVFDDAAAPTPVFVAAEQGLVVARLSADAVGEFSLERRCTARDLALGPEGTLVLATDEATLVASDADPSRFHETGFGPATAVGVVEGPDRAVVAADENGLLARLPLPAGAGPDPTASDWEDLATVDDVRAIDGRLVAAGDGVHRVTATGPVDAGLDDARDVAARGAPLAAVGSGLYELGNGWMLAREGVHETVATDGERANAVGEVGTVLGRQHGGGEWAELDLPTDDRIVDFAYTDEAVVAATESGSLLADAGDGWRSRMIGVTGVRAAAAGPAPTPDAE, from the coding sequence ATGCCGACGATCTCTGAGAAACGCGTCTTCGACGACGCGGCGGCGCCGACGCCGGTGTTCGTCGCCGCCGAGCAGGGGCTGGTGGTCGCGCGGCTCTCGGCCGACGCCGTCGGGGAGTTCTCGCTCGAACGGCGCTGTACGGCCCGCGACCTCGCGCTCGGCCCGGAGGGAACGCTCGTGCTCGCCACCGACGAGGCGACGCTGGTCGCGTCCGACGCCGATCCGTCCCGATTCCACGAGACCGGGTTCGGCCCGGCGACGGCGGTCGGCGTCGTCGAGGGCCCTGATCGTGCCGTCGTCGCTGCGGACGAGAACGGCCTGCTCGCGCGACTCCCGCTCCCGGCGGGTGCCGGCCCCGACCCGACCGCGAGCGACTGGGAAGACCTCGCCACCGTCGACGACGTGCGAGCGATCGACGGTCGACTCGTCGCGGCCGGCGACGGCGTCCACCGTGTCACCGCTACGGGACCCGTCGACGCCGGCCTCGACGACGCACGGGACGTGGCCGCCCGCGGTGCCCCGCTGGCGGCAGTCGGCTCGGGCCTCTACGAACTCGGCAACGGCTGGATGCTCGCCCGCGAGGGCGTCCACGAGACGGTCGCGACCGACGGCGAACGCGCGAACGCCGTCGGCGAGGTCGGAACCGTCCTCGGCCGCCAGCACGGCGGCGGCGAGTGGGCCGAACTGGACCTCCCGACTGACGACCGGATCGTCGACTTCGCGTACACCGACGAGGCCGTCGTCGCCGCCACCGAGTCGGGATCGCTGCTCGCCGACGCCGGCGACGGCTGGCGCTCGCGCATGATCGGCGTCACGGGGGTTCGGGCCGCCGCGGCGGGGCCCGCGCCGACGCCGGACGCCGAGTAA
- a CDS encoding cobalamin-binding protein produces the protein MRLVSLAPSATATLAAMGGADELVGVTVHCDPGSGTDPERVGGWLNTDYDAVDALSPDLVLTSDPLQRDTRDELRERGLAVHHSEPETLDDAVDGFADLGRAVGYADAGAELAASARERLGAVRAAVADEPRPTVYCEEWADPPMAAGNWVPEAVDAAGGDYPFADPGERSGEVTREEVAAAEPDFVILHPCGKGDRADPEEFRERGWAPDAEVHVVDDSLLNQPSPTLLDGVERLAAVLHGVGVE, from the coding sequence ATGCGACTCGTCTCGCTCGCGCCGAGCGCGACCGCCACGCTGGCGGCGATGGGCGGCGCCGACGAACTGGTCGGGGTGACCGTCCACTGCGACCCGGGTTCGGGGACCGATCCGGAACGCGTGGGCGGCTGGCTCAATACGGATTACGACGCCGTCGACGCCCTCTCGCCGGACCTCGTGCTCACCAGCGACCCGCTCCAACGCGACACCCGTGACGAACTCCGCGAGCGCGGGCTGGCGGTCCACCACAGCGAACCCGAGACACTCGACGATGCTGTCGACGGGTTCGCGGACCTCGGGCGCGCGGTCGGGTACGCCGACGCTGGCGCGGAACTGGCCGCAAGCGCCCGCGAGCGGCTGGGAGCCGTGCGCGCGGCCGTCGCCGACGAACCCCGGCCGACGGTCTACTGCGAGGAGTGGGCCGACCCGCCGATGGCCGCCGGGAACTGGGTGCCCGAGGCCGTCGACGCCGCTGGCGGCGACTACCCGTTCGCCGATCCGGGCGAGCGCTCGGGGGAGGTGACTCGGGAGGAAGTCGCCGCCGCGGAGCCCGATTTCGTGATCCTGCACCCCTGCGGGAAGGGTGATCGGGCCGACCCCGAGGAGTTCCGGGAGCGTGGCTGGGCGCCGGATGCGGAGGTTCACGTTGTCGACGACTCGCTTCTCAATCAGCCCAGCCCGACCCTGCTCGACGGCGTGGAGCGACTGGCGGCGGTTCTGCACGGTGTTGGAGTCGAGTAA
- a CDS encoding type I 3-dehydroquinate dehydratase: MFDSFTLVAATADLDDEPTARGVADLVEFRMDLAADPVRQLAAYDGELPLLVTNRPAWEGGEVDGSDADAETARLDALEAALGNDAVAAVDIELAALRREERAVRVAEEAEALGVDVVVSVHDFAGTPSERAMVSLLSAAASAGDVGKLAVTAEDRGDALSLLSATNTADAAGERVATMAMGEAGRHTRAVAPVYGSKIGYAPVDAAEATAPGQYDLATLDELVGELSSR; this comes from the coding sequence GTGTTCGACTCGTTCACCCTCGTCGCCGCCACGGCCGACCTCGACGACGAGCCGACGGCCCGCGGCGTCGCCGACCTCGTGGAGTTCCGGATGGACCTCGCGGCCGACCCGGTCCGACAGTTGGCGGCCTACGACGGCGAGCTGCCGCTGCTGGTGACCAACCGCCCGGCGTGGGAGGGCGGCGAGGTCGACGGGAGCGACGCCGATGCCGAGACCGCCCGCCTCGACGCGCTGGAGGCAGCACTCGGAAACGACGCTGTCGCGGCCGTCGACATCGAACTGGCGGCGCTCCGGCGCGAGGAACGCGCGGTCCGGGTGGCCGAAGAAGCAGAGGCGCTCGGCGTCGACGTCGTCGTCTCGGTTCACGATTTCGCCGGCACGCCCTCGGAGCGCGCGATGGTCTCGCTGCTCTCGGCGGCCGCGTCGGCCGGCGACGTGGGAAAGCTCGCAGTCACCGCCGAGGACCGCGGGGACGCGCTCTCGCTGCTGTCGGCGACAAACACCGCCGACGCCGCCGGCGAGCGCGTGGCGACGATGGCGATGGGCGAGGCCGGCCGGCACACCCGTGCGGTCGCGCCGGTCTACGGCTCCAAGATCGGCTACGCCCCCGTCGACGCCGCCGAAGCGACCGCTCCCGGACAGTACGACCTCGCGACGCTCGACGAACTGGTCGGCGAGCTATCCTCGCGGTAG
- the prs gene encoding ribose-phosphate diphosphokinase, translating to MILPGSHSQSLAARLAEATDHALARVSYDQFPDGERCTALSEADAEALTDEPAVVVGSTLTADAHLELLQLQDAAREAGASEVITVLPYMGYGRQDRAFKPGQPVSARAVARALSPGTDRVVLVSPHEPDVAEFFDAPCEVVEGAPRLAEPLPEDLDDPVFVAPDDGAVEIAESARDAYGRGDADYFEKVRDYDTGEVTVSPGNADVADRDVVLVDDIVATGSTMSEAIAALHDREVGRVFVVCVHPMLVGNARTKLEQAGLAGIWGTDTVERDVSAISVAPVLTDLI from the coding sequence ATGATACTCCCGGGCTCGCACTCCCAGTCGCTGGCGGCACGACTGGCGGAGGCGACCGACCACGCGCTCGCGAGGGTGAGCTACGACCAGTTCCCCGACGGGGAGCGCTGCACCGCGCTCTCGGAGGCCGACGCCGAGGCGCTGACCGACGAGCCGGCGGTCGTCGTCGGCTCGACGCTCACCGCCGACGCCCACCTCGAACTGCTCCAACTCCAGGACGCCGCCCGCGAGGCCGGCGCGAGCGAGGTGATCACGGTCCTGCCCTACATGGGCTACGGCCGACAGGACCGTGCGTTCAAGCCCGGCCAGCCGGTCTCGGCCCGGGCGGTCGCCCGCGCGCTCTCGCCGGGCACCGACCGCGTGGTCCTCGTCTCGCCCCACGAGCCCGACGTGGCGGAGTTCTTCGACGCCCCCTGCGAGGTCGTCGAGGGAGCGCCCAGACTCGCCGAGCCGCTCCCGGAGGACCTCGACGACCCGGTCTTCGTCGCGCCAGACGACGGCGCCGTCGAGATCGCCGAGTCCGCCCGCGACGCCTACGGCCGCGGCGACGCCGACTACTTCGAGAAGGTACGGGACTACGACACCGGCGAGGTGACGGTCTCCCCCGGCAACGCCGACGTGGCCGACCGCGATGTGGTGCTCGTCGACGACATCGTCGCCACCGGCTCGACGATGAGCGAGGCGATCGCCGCGCTCCACGACCGCGAGGTCGGCCGCGTGTTCGTCGTCTGTGTCCACCCGATGCTGGTCGGCAACGCCCGAACCAAACTGGAGCAGGCCGGCCTCGCCGGCATCTGGGGCACCGACACGGTCGAACGCGACGTGTCGGCGATCTCGGTCGCGCCCGTCCTCACGGACCTGATCTGA
- a CDS encoding DUF7312 domain-containing protein, whose translation MSDSRGAAANDDDEEWAISLDDLGDDGERPPEREPIEPGSPTIEGVAFVVLGVALTLAVVFAGL comes from the coding sequence ATGAGCGACTCCCGCGGCGCGGCCGCGAACGACGACGACGAGGAGTGGGCGATCAGCCTCGACGACCTCGGCGACGACGGGGAGCGCCCCCCCGAACGCGAACCCATCGAACCGGGCTCCCCGACGATAGAGGGGGTCGCGTTCGTCGTCCTCGGCGTCGCCCTGACCCTCGCCGTGGTGTTCGCCGGACTCTGA
- a CDS encoding winged helix-turn-helix transcriptional regulator produces the protein MTRGVDEEKRATLKRFAAAGAAAPFAALGGERGGDAGSDTRNAIAGYVAATPGAHFSKLRDDLQLGTGETQHHVERLLSEGTIVSRRDGDYRRFFPAERFSEFEQRALGYLRRSTPRGMVIALLRDPDATGADLADELGVSRATVSSHAAALDSAGLLSREDGYTLAEPETLLTLLVRYADSFDAGADALAADAAALISYDP, from the coding sequence GTGACACGGGGAGTCGACGAGGAGAAGCGCGCGACGCTCAAGCGGTTCGCTGCCGCCGGCGCCGCCGCTCCCTTCGCCGCGCTGGGTGGCGAGCGCGGTGGCGACGCCGGCAGCGACACCCGCAACGCCATCGCCGGCTACGTCGCCGCCACCCCGGGCGCCCACTTCTCGAAACTCCGCGACGACCTGCAGTTGGGGACCGGTGAGACCCAACACCACGTCGAACGACTGCTCTCGGAGGGCACCATCGTCTCCCGACGGGACGGTGACTACCGCCGGTTCTTCCCGGCCGAGCGCTTCTCGGAGTTCGAACAGCGCGCACTCGGCTACCTCCGGCGTTCGACGCCGCGCGGGATGGTCATCGCGCTCCTCCGTGACCCCGACGCCACCGGCGCCGACCTCGCCGACGAACTCGGCGTCTCCCGAGCCACCGTCAGCAGCCACGCCGCCGCGCTCGACTCGGCCGGCTTGCTCTCCCGGGAGGACGGCTACACGCTCGCCGAACCGGAGACGCTGTTGACCCTGCTGGTCCGGTACGCCGACTCCTTCGACGCGGGCGCCGACGCGCTGGCCGCCGACGCCGCCGCGCTGATCAGCTACGACCCCTAA
- a CDS encoding PhzF family phenazine biosynthesis protein, translating to MESYRTLLVDAFTTEPLTGNAAGVVPDADGLSEQQMQAVARELSVSETAFLFPSEEADRKVRYFTPTQEVDLCGHATIAAHGALFDDGVIDAGSYTLETPVGVLDIDVTETGAVWMTQNAPQIFEVEFDYEEAGEALGIDPDAFRDVGADLPPAYASTGLPFLMLPVNFLQHLSSMDPDMDAVEALADKHDTEGVYVFTFDAVGRSQDSTLHGRAFVPGLGVDEDPVTGTASGACGAYLDHFAAFDDEFPERMTFEQGHFLDRPGYVGVRVDGRTVQVGGDAVVSLDGSLTVPEFEEDEIIEA from the coding sequence ATGGAGAGCTACCGGACGCTGCTCGTCGATGCCTTCACCACGGAGCCGTTGACGGGCAACGCCGCCGGGGTAGTGCCCGACGCCGACGGACTGAGCGAACAGCAGATGCAGGCGGTCGCCCGCGAGCTATCGGTCTCGGAGACGGCCTTCCTCTTCCCCTCCGAGGAGGCCGACCGGAAGGTCCGGTACTTCACCCCAACACAGGAAGTCGACCTCTGTGGTCACGCGACCATCGCCGCCCACGGCGCCCTGTTCGACGACGGCGTCATCGACGCCGGCAGCTACACCCTCGAGACGCCGGTGGGCGTGCTGGACATCGATGTGACCGAGACGGGCGCAGTGTGGATGACCCAGAACGCCCCCCAAATCTTCGAGGTCGAGTTCGACTACGAGGAGGCCGGCGAGGCCCTCGGGATCGACCCCGACGCGTTCCGGGACGTGGGCGCCGACCTCCCGCCGGCGTACGCCTCGACCGGGCTACCGTTCCTCATGCTCCCGGTGAACTTCCTCCAGCACCTCTCGTCGATGGACCCCGACATGGACGCCGTCGAGGCGCTGGCCGACAAGCACGACACCGAGGGCGTCTACGTGTTCACCTTCGACGCCGTCGGCCGCAGTCAGGACTCCACCCTCCACGGGCGGGCGTTCGTCCCCGGCCTCGGCGTCGACGAGGACCCCGTGACCGGGACGGCCTCGGGTGCCTGTGGCGCGTACCTCGATCACTTCGCGGCGTTCGACGACGAGTTCCCCGAGCGCATGACCTTCGAGCAGGGGCACTTCCTCGACCGTCCGGGCTACGTCGGCGTGCGCGTCGACGGCCGGACGGTGCAGGTCGGCGGCGACGCGGTCGTGTCGCTGGACGGGTCGCTGACGGTGCCGGAGTTCGAAGAAGACGAGATCATCGAGGCGTAG
- a CDS encoding HVO_0758 family zinc finger protein: protein MESTRKGLRGGDLYKDTYERLNCAECEKALATENSPDEVFNVRKCPDCGREWKELP, encoded by the coding sequence ATGGAAAGCACTCGCAAGGGCCTGCGCGGCGGCGACCTCTACAAGGACACCTACGAACGCCTCAACTGTGCCGAGTGTGAGAAGGCGCTCGCGACGGAGAACTCCCCGGACGAGGTGTTCAACGTGCGGAAATGTCCCGACTGTGGGAGGGAGTGGAAGGAACTGCCCTGA
- a CDS encoding MFS transporter, whose product MSRSRLFGALCGQAFLVNFVRVVIAPLVSVFIATFGVGEGTAGLVASAAWIGSALPRIPTGYLLTKVSRLTVVLAAGLVLAVGAAVAAAATSVGLLILGAGLAGLASGLYFVTGNTLISELFPARVGRMLGIHGTANQVAAAVAAPVVTVVLGRTVDWTPLLTALGLPDEAWRVVFLGLAVSGLLITAVTFVLSRGVDFPDAGADDRDLVGAARAEYRTVLLGVAVMGTLGFAWQGVFNFYELFMESRGVPSALARNSLTLVFAAGVPAFAISGWLADRLPQREYMLGVAATFVVLVLVLTFVPGTAPLLVLSAVLGYTVHSLFPAMDTYLLDTLPSHNRASAYAVYSGVMMLAQAPGSWFVGTLAEAGVPYETTFRGLALAVGVVVVALLALGRAGRLPE is encoded by the coding sequence GTGTCACGTTCCCGGCTGTTCGGTGCGCTCTGCGGGCAGGCGTTCCTCGTCAACTTCGTGCGGGTCGTTATCGCGCCGCTGGTGAGCGTCTTCATCGCCACCTTCGGCGTCGGCGAGGGGACGGCGGGTCTCGTCGCCTCCGCAGCGTGGATCGGCAGCGCCCTCCCCCGAATCCCGACCGGCTACCTGCTCACCAAAGTCTCGCGGCTGACGGTCGTACTGGCCGCGGGGCTCGTCCTCGCCGTCGGCGCCGCCGTCGCCGCGGCGGCGACCAGCGTCGGGCTACTGATCCTCGGCGCGGGGCTCGCGGGGCTGGCCTCCGGGCTCTACTTCGTCACCGGCAACACACTCATCAGCGAACTGTTCCCCGCCCGCGTCGGGCGGATGCTCGGCATCCACGGCACCGCCAACCAGGTCGCCGCGGCCGTCGCCGCGCCGGTCGTGACGGTCGTACTCGGTCGGACCGTCGACTGGACGCCGCTACTGACCGCGCTGGGACTGCCCGACGAGGCGTGGCGGGTCGTGTTCCTCGGACTGGCGGTGAGCGGGCTGTTGATCACCGCGGTCACGTTCGTGCTCTCGCGGGGCGTCGACTTCCCCGACGCCGGGGCCGACGACCGTGACCTCGTCGGTGCCGCGCGGGCGGAGTACCGGACGGTACTGCTCGGCGTCGCCGTGATGGGCACACTCGGCTTCGCGTGGCAGGGCGTGTTCAACTTCTACGAACTGTTCATGGAGTCCCGCGGCGTCCCGTCAGCGCTCGCGCGGAACTCCCTCACGCTGGTGTTCGCCGCCGGCGTGCCCGCGTTCGCCATCAGCGGCTGGCTCGCCGACCGACTGCCACAGCGTGAGTACATGCTCGGCGTCGCCGCGACGTTCGTCGTGCTCGTGTTGGTGCTGACGTTCGTGCCGGGTACCGCCCCGCTGCTCGTGCTGTCGGCGGTGCTCGGCTACACCGTCCACAGCCTCTTCCCCGCGATGGACACCTATCTGCTCGACACGCTGCCGTCGCACAACCGCGCCAGCGCCTACGCGGTGTACAGCGGCGTCATGATGCTCGCACAGGCCCCCGGCTCGTGGTTCGTCGGGACGCTCGCCGAGGCGGGCGTCCCCTACGAGACGACGTTCCGTGGCCTGGCGCTCGCTGTCGGGGTCGTAGTCGTCGCCCTGCTCGCCCTCGGCCGGGCGGGGCGACTGCCGGAGTAG
- a CDS encoding flippase-like domain-containing protein — MSDPADGSDAAESAAGEDAAPALDPDAVEVSVVLPAYNEEATIENTVRTTLDTLGAFLRPGTFEVIVAEDGCDDRTPEIADRLTAELPAVRHFHSDERLGRGGALERAFEAANGETLVYFDTDLATDMKHLEELVNTVRTGEADVATGSRWMPENVADRPAKRGIPSRGYNGAVRLFLRTGLRDHQCGFKAVSREVFETVHEDVEDRHWFWDTELLVRAQRAGFEVKEFPVDWEPKADSKVDLVRDVFGMGSQILRTWWQLSVQPRLSRRVTLAASALLVFVALALSTQYLDFGEVIEQISRTDPTLLAAATAVYVVSWPLRGLRYRDILAELGFDERIGFLTGAVFISQTGNLVFPARAGDAVRAYVVKARRGIPYPSGLASLAAERVFDLLTITLLAGAVLLGYAATGDLARVAQSITGASRSGRYAVIVAVGVAVVAIAAVAGIVLSARSDTNRVRAIVTRFSSDSYADFVAGVLERFVGDVQQVGGNPAAFGRVGASSLVIWTLDVLTAVLVLQAFDPGLTTATLVTVCFFAVSVGNLAKVIPLTPGGVGLYEAAFTLLVAGLTPVTTAVALGAAIVDHFLKNAVTVVGGVISMLALNVSLTTAVEEAEDVEDAEEPTAQ, encoded by the coding sequence ATGAGCGACCCCGCCGACGGGAGCGACGCCGCCGAGTCAGCGGCGGGGGAAGACGCCGCGCCGGCCCTCGACCCCGACGCCGTCGAGGTCAGCGTCGTCCTCCCGGCGTACAACGAGGAGGCGACCATCGAGAACACGGTCCGGACCACCCTCGACACGCTCGGCGCGTTCCTCCGACCCGGTACGTTCGAAGTCATCGTCGCCGAGGACGGCTGCGACGACCGCACCCCCGAGATCGCCGACCGGCTGACAGCCGAACTGCCGGCGGTCCGGCACTTCCACAGCGACGAGCGACTGGGCCGCGGCGGCGCCCTCGAACGGGCGTTCGAGGCCGCCAACGGCGAGACGCTGGTCTACTTCGACACCGACCTCGCGACCGATATGAAGCACCTGGAGGAGCTGGTGAACACCGTCCGCACCGGCGAGGCTGACGTGGCGACTGGTTCGCGCTGGATGCCCGAGAACGTCGCCGACCGCCCCGCGAAGCGCGGCATCCCCTCACGGGGGTACAACGGCGCCGTCCGACTGTTCCTCCGGACGGGCCTCCGTGACCACCAGTGTGGGTTCAAAGCCGTCTCCCGGGAGGTCTTCGAGACCGTCCACGAGGACGTCGAGGACCGTCACTGGTTCTGGGACACTGAACTGCTCGTCCGCGCCCAGCGGGCGGGCTTCGAGGTGAAGGAGTTCCCCGTCGACTGGGAGCCGAAAGCCGACTCGAAAGTCGACCTCGTCCGGGACGTGTTCGGCATGGGGAGCCAGATCCTCCGGACGTGGTGGCAGCTTTCCGTACAGCCCCGGCTGAGTCGCCGGGTGACGCTGGCCGCGAGCGCGCTGTTGGTGTTCGTCGCGCTGGCGCTCTCGACGCAGTACCTCGACTTCGGGGAGGTGATCGAACAGATCAGCCGGACCGACCCCACGCTGCTCGCCGCCGCCACCGCCGTCTACGTCGTCTCGTGGCCGCTCAGGGGGCTCCGCTACCGAGACATCCTCGCGGAGTTGGGCTTCGACGAACGGATCGGCTTCCTGACCGGCGCGGTGTTCATCTCCCAGACCGGCAACCTCGTGTTCCCGGCCCGGGCCGGCGACGCGGTCCGAGCCTACGTGGTGAAAGCCCGGCGCGGCATCCCCTACCCCTCGGGGCTGGCGTCGCTGGCGGCCGAGCGGGTGTTCGACCTACTCACGATCACGCTGCTGGCCGGCGCGGTGCTGCTCGGCTACGCGGCCACGGGCGACCTCGCCCGGGTGGCTCAGTCGATCACCGGCGCCTCGCGGAGCGGCCGCTACGCCGTTATCGTCGCCGTCGGCGTCGCCGTCGTCGCCATCGCCGCGGTCGCGGGCATCGTGCTCTCGGCGCGTTCGGACACCAACCGCGTTCGCGCCATCGTCACGCGGTTCTCCTCTGACTCCTACGCCGACTTCGTCGCGGGCGTGCTGGAGCGCTTCGTCGGCGACGTCCAGCAGGTCGGCGGGAACCCCGCGGCGTTCGGCCGCGTCGGCGCCTCCAGCCTCGTCATCTGGACGCTCGACGTGCTCACGGCCGTGCTCGTGTTGCAGGCGTTCGACCCCGGGCTCACGACTGCGACGCTCGTGACGGTCTGTTTCTTCGCCGTCTCGGTGGGGAACCTCGCGAAGGTGATCCCGCTGACCCCCGGCGGCGTCGGGCTGTACGAGGCGGCGTTCACGCTGCTCGTCGCCGGCCTCACGCCCGTCACCACTGCCGTCGCGCTCGGCGCGGCCATCGTCGACCACTTCCTGAAAAACGCCGTCACCGTCGTCGGCGGCGTGATCTCGATGCTCGCGCTCAACGTCTCGCTCACGACCGCGGTCGAGGAGGCCGAGGACGTGGAGGACGCCGAGGAGCCGACCGCTCAGTAA
- the yjjX gene encoding inosine/xanthosine triphosphatase → MRIAVGSGNPVKRRAVERAVEATLDADIEAVPVDSGVSEQPRGRAETVEGAKNRAANALAAGEYDLAVGLEGGVAEVEGADGLFLIMWAAVTDGERVGLGSGSAFRLPEGIGDRVRAGEELGPVMDDVLGEDDVAKKQGAAGALSAGVVDRDDALAAATAAAMGPFVTDRYRD, encoded by the coding sequence ATGCGAATCGCCGTCGGGAGCGGGAACCCGGTGAAGCGCCGCGCGGTCGAACGGGCCGTCGAGGCGACCCTCGACGCCGATATCGAGGCCGTCCCGGTCGACTCCGGAGTGAGCGAACAGCCGCGCGGTCGCGCCGAGACCGTCGAGGGAGCGAAGAACCGTGCGGCGAACGCGCTCGCGGCCGGCGAGTACGACCTCGCGGTCGGGCTGGAGGGCGGCGTCGCCGAGGTCGAGGGCGCCGACGGGCTGTTCCTGATCATGTGGGCCGCCGTGACTGACGGCGAGCGGGTCGGGCTGGGCTCGGGATCGGCGTTCCGGCTCCCGGAAGGGATCGGTGACCGCGTCCGCGCTGGTGAGGAACTCGGGCCGGTGATGGACGACGTGCTCGGCGAGGACGACGTTGCCAAAAAGCAGGGCGCCGCGGGGGCGCTCTCGGCCGGCGTGGTGGATCGGGACGACGCGCTGGCGGCGGCGACGGCGGCGGCGATGGGGCCGTTCGTGACCGATCGCTACCGAGACTGA
- a CDS encoding DUF7123 family protein codes for MSHAGVSAAPVDLSEKQARILNHLREAAVEQTYFKSRLVAEDLDMTAKEVGANMRALLSADHGLDIEKWGYSSGTTWKVTPAE; via the coding sequence ATGAGTCACGCAGGCGTGTCGGCGGCGCCGGTCGACCTCTCGGAGAAACAGGCCCGTATCCTGAACCACCTGCGGGAGGCAGCCGTCGAACAGACGTACTTCAAGTCGCGGCTGGTCGCCGAGGACCTGGACATGACCGCCAAGGAGGTCGGGGCGAACATGCGGGCGCTGCTGTCGGCCGACCACGGCCTCGACATCGAGAAGTGGGGCTACTCCTCGGGGACGACGTGGAAGGTCACGCCCGCCGAGTAG
- a CDS encoding 3-dehydroquinate synthase II, which yields MTRSVWLKADDTVGDWEARKRRITAGLEAGVDWVLVDEADVGRVRELGSVNVAAFKDAGEPGEEIVDASRDTDPDIYVVGKGGEGDGTVDLPSDFSGSADLTTLRRSDNRAQGSYVRVFDEDYEEFAETAARDAEYTIVATEDWDIIPLENLIARVGDETNLVAGVDDADAAATAFETLEIGVDDVLLDTDDPDVIRQTVEVRDRSERERLDMRYAEIQRVEETGGADRVCIDTGSLLEDDEGMLVGSLSRGLFFVHGETADSPYVASRPFRVNAGAVHAYVRTPEGETKYLAELQSGDRVQIADTAGHTREAIVGRVKIEKRPMFRVQAEVETEDGPDVVETLLQNAETVKVPTKEGRKAVTDLEPGDEVLIYYEAGGRHFGEKVEESIIEK from the coding sequence ATGACGCGTTCGGTCTGGCTGAAAGCCGACGACACCGTCGGCGACTGGGAGGCACGGAAACGACGGATCACCGCTGGGCTCGAGGCCGGCGTCGACTGGGTGCTGGTCGACGAGGCCGACGTGGGCCGGGTCCGCGAACTGGGGAGCGTGAACGTCGCCGCGTTCAAGGACGCCGGCGAACCCGGCGAGGAGATCGTCGACGCGAGCCGCGACACCGATCCGGACATCTACGTCGTCGGCAAGGGGGGCGAGGGCGACGGTACCGTCGACCTCCCTTCTGACTTCTCTGGCTCCGCCGACCTCACCACCCTGCGCCGCTCGGACAACCGCGCACAGGGGTCGTACGTTCGCGTGTTCGACGAGGACTACGAGGAGTTCGCGGAAACCGCCGCCCGCGACGCCGAGTACACCATCGTCGCCACCGAGGACTGGGACATCATCCCGCTCGAGAACCTCATCGCCCGCGTCGGCGACGAGACGAACCTCGTGGCCGGCGTCGACGACGCCGACGCCGCCGCGACGGCCTTCGAGACGCTCGAGATCGGCGTCGACGACGTGCTGCTCGACACCGACGATCCGGACGTGATCCGCCAGACCGTCGAGGTTCGGGACCGCAGCGAACGCGAACGACTCGACATGCGCTACGCCGAGATCCAGCGCGTCGAGGAGACCGGCGGCGCCGACCGGGTCTGCATCGACACCGGGTCGCTTCTGGAGGACGACGAGGGGATGCTCGTCGGCTCGCTCTCCCGCGGTCTCTTCTTCGTCCACGGCGAAACCGCCGACTCGCCGTACGTCGCCTCGCGACCGTTCCGCGTGAACGCCGGCGCTGTTCACGCCTACGTCCGCACCCCCGAGGGCGAGACGAAGTACCTCGCGGAACTGCAGTCGGGCGACCGCGTGCAAATCGCCGACACGGCGGGCCACACCCGCGAAGCCATCGTCGGCCGTGTGAAAATCGAGAAGCGCCCGATGTTCCGCGTGCAGGCCGAAGTCGAGACCGAGGACGGCCCCGACGTGGTTGAGACGCTGCTCCAGAACGCCGAGACGGTGAAGGTGCCGACGAAGGAGGGCCGGAAGGCCGTGACCGATCTGGAGCCGGGCGACGAAGTGCTGATCTACTACGAGGCGGGCGGCCGGCACTTCGGCGAGAAGGTTGAGGAGAGCATCATCGAGAAGTAA